A region of Micromonospora chokoriensis DNA encodes the following proteins:
- a CDS encoding LpqB family beta-propeller domain-containing protein — protein sequence MKRQSLLGALGVVVLLGAGCGIPAGSDVRVDGKGGAATGAGVVDLRSGEPPKRTSSGSDNEVFVRNFLSAAAGEPDRAYERVKAFVAPESKSRLQDRKGSEVALNVVRLREAVYTLNSDNTTTVKITVQQIGVLRANGVLAPPVATETEYEFRLRSAALDGGANDERAGLYVVDPPNVLLLSDVALKQYYQDESIYFWSSDRSRLVPDQRYRPLAVPSERRVNEVVKWLVGGPSDWLRPGVVGLPDRTELINNATGADSRWEVNLDMSGDDRNGIDQLITQLAWSLGDLTGELELKIRNNSQPVQDLDERRTAQQLYPNADSPQRFGVYEGAIHPLDFQGELSGTVPLAPEVNRNIVSADLAVAKDRRILAAMIITGSSNGRYRLSVGTGSAPVTGVSHSDTEHTSMSRPVWLRTADTRAGRGLVVADGQLYRFDEAARMYQVPLNLPSGNVTAVAAALDGQRVALIAGGRLYVAAVNLDGGGVSIGPPRQLATSLTGLTAVDWGREDRLVVAGSAGQQAIYEISVDGALETPLRTDVGAKVNHLTAYPTNRTVRAPSGAYMYEANGVAYRSSPFERIEPERVRDIAPVPAGVRPSNPSAPFFLY from the coding sequence GTGAAACGACAGTCTCTGCTCGGAGCACTCGGGGTGGTGGTGCTGCTGGGTGCCGGCTGTGGCATCCCGGCCGGCTCCGACGTGCGGGTGGACGGCAAGGGCGGTGCCGCGACCGGAGCCGGTGTGGTCGACCTGCGCAGTGGCGAGCCGCCGAAGCGGACATCCAGTGGCAGCGACAACGAGGTGTTCGTGCGCAACTTCCTGTCCGCCGCCGCGGGTGAGCCGGACCGGGCGTACGAGCGGGTCAAGGCGTTCGTCGCCCCGGAGTCCAAGTCCCGCCTGCAGGACAGGAAGGGCAGCGAGGTCGCGCTGAACGTGGTCCGGCTGCGCGAGGCGGTCTACACCCTGAACAGCGACAACACCACCACCGTGAAGATCACGGTGCAGCAGATCGGTGTGCTGCGGGCCAACGGCGTGCTGGCCCCACCCGTCGCGACCGAGACCGAGTACGAGTTCCGGCTCCGGAGCGCGGCGCTCGACGGCGGTGCCAACGACGAGCGTGCCGGCCTCTACGTCGTCGACCCGCCGAACGTGCTGCTGCTCAGCGACGTCGCCCTCAAGCAGTACTACCAGGACGAGTCGATCTACTTCTGGAGTTCCGACCGCAGTCGGCTGGTGCCGGACCAGCGCTACCGGCCGCTGGCGGTGCCCAGCGAGCGCCGGGTCAACGAGGTGGTGAAGTGGCTGGTCGGAGGGCCTTCCGACTGGTTGCGTCCGGGTGTCGTCGGGCTGCCCGACCGCACCGAACTGATCAACAACGCCACCGGCGCGGACAGCCGGTGGGAGGTCAACCTCGACATGTCCGGTGACGACCGGAACGGGATCGACCAGCTGATCACCCAACTCGCCTGGTCGCTCGGTGACCTGACCGGCGAACTGGAGTTGAAGATCCGCAACAACTCGCAGCCCGTGCAGGACCTGGACGAGCGACGCACCGCCCAACAGCTCTACCCGAACGCCGACAGCCCGCAGCGGTTCGGCGTGTACGAGGGCGCCATCCACCCGCTCGACTTCCAGGGCGAACTCAGCGGGACGGTGCCGCTGGCGCCCGAGGTGAACCGCAACATCGTCTCCGCCGACCTCGCCGTGGCCAAGGACCGGCGGATCCTCGCCGCGATGATCATCACCGGCAGCAGCAACGGCCGGTACCGTCTGTCGGTCGGCACGGGTTCCGCCCCGGTCACCGGCGTCAGCCACAGCGACACGGAGCACACCTCCATGAGCCGGCCGGTCTGGTTGCGTACCGCCGACACCCGGGCCGGTCGCGGCCTGGTGGTGGCCGACGGGCAGCTCTACCGGTTCGACGAGGCGGCCCGCATGTACCAGGTGCCGCTCAACCTGCCCTCCGGCAACGTCACAGCGGTGGCCGCCGCGCTGGACGGCCAGCGCGTCGCGCTGATCGCGGGCGGGCGACTCTACGTCGCCGCGGTCAACCTCGACGGCGGCGGGGTCTCGATCGGGCCGCCCCGGCAACTGGCCACCTCGCTGACCGGTCTCACGGCGGTCGACTGGGGCCGGGAGGACCGGCTGGTGGTGGCTGGGTCGGCGGGTCAGCAGGCGATCTACGAGATCAGCGTCGACGGCGCCCTGGAGACACCGCTGCGGACCGACGTGGGAGCCAAGGTCAACCACCTGACGGCGTACCCGACCAACCGGACCGTGCGGGCACCCAGCGGGGCCTACATGTACGAGGCGAACGGGGTGGCCTACCGGAGCAGCCCGTTCGAGCGGATCGAACCCGAGCGCGTGCGGGACATCGCCCCCGTGCCGGCCGGTGTCCGCCCGAGCAACCCGTCGGCCCCGTTCTTCCTCTACTGA
- a CDS encoding ComF family protein produces MSGLWADLADLVLPTTCAGCRERRPGLRHGVCPACVTALEALRPLSVRPTPAPPGLPPCVALGPYAGPLREALLAYKEHGRHGLARPLGALLAEVVAAAVGDSGPLALVPVPDTAAAARSRYGDHLDRLARHCAARLARSGWAVRVHRPLRALPRPDSVTLDSTGRAAAAEAAFRPRSTAPDRGRAASGAPVVVLLDDIVTTGVTLAAAARVLTATGWAPSVAAVLAATEKRHHS; encoded by the coding sequence GTGAGCGGGCTCTGGGCGGACCTCGCCGACCTGGTTCTGCCCACCACCTGCGCGGGCTGTCGGGAGCGGCGGCCCGGCCTGCGGCACGGGGTCTGCCCGGCGTGCGTCACCGCGCTGGAGGCGCTGCGTCCACTGTCGGTACGGCCCACACCCGCCCCACCGGGCCTGCCGCCCTGTGTCGCGCTCGGCCCGTACGCCGGCCCGCTGCGCGAGGCGCTGCTGGCGTACAAGGAACACGGCCGGCACGGGCTGGCCCGTCCCCTCGGCGCGCTGCTCGCGGAGGTCGTCGCGGCGGCGGTCGGCGACTCCGGGCCGCTGGCGCTGGTCCCGGTCCCGGACACGGCGGCAGCGGCCCGATCCCGGTACGGGGACCACCTGGACCGGCTGGCCCGGCACTGCGCTGCCCGTCTCGCCCGCAGCGGCTGGGCGGTGCGGGTGCACCGTCCGCTGCGCGCGCTGCCCCGACCCGACTCGGTCACCCTGGACAGCACCGGTCGGGCGGCGGCGGCCGAAGCGGCGTTCCGGCCGCGCTCCACCGCGCCGGACCGGGGCCGAGCCGCGAGCGGGGCACCGGTCGTGGTGCTGCTCGACGACATCGTCACCACCGGCGTCACCCTGGCCGCCGCAGCCCGGGTGCTGACCGCCACCGGGTGGGCACCCAGTGTGGCCGCGGTGCTCGCGGCGACCGAGAAAAGACACCACTCGTAA
- the hpf gene encoding ribosome hibernation-promoting factor, HPF/YfiA family: MDIVVKGRNVEVPDHYRVHVAEKLAKIERYDHKLIRVDVELFHERNPRQADHCQRVEITCVSRGPVIRAEACTNDFYSALDAAIAKLDTRLRRAADRRRVHRGRQTPISVAEATAGLPVADLVAPALSAPADGARAGTAVAERVEEEQDDQQPWHIAREKVHPAEPMTIDDALFEMELVGHDFYLFQDKESGRPSVVYRRHAYDYGIISLAT, encoded by the coding sequence GTGGACATCGTGGTCAAGGGCCGAAACGTCGAAGTGCCGGACCATTACCGGGTACACGTAGCCGAGAAACTCGCAAAGATCGAACGCTACGACCACAAGCTTATTCGTGTCGATGTCGAGCTGTTTCACGAGCGCAATCCGCGCCAAGCCGACCACTGCCAGCGGGTGGAGATCACCTGCGTCTCCCGGGGCCCGGTCATTCGGGCCGAGGCCTGCACGAACGACTTCTACAGCGCGCTCGACGCGGCCATCGCCAAGCTCGACACCCGGCTGCGCCGCGCGGCCGACCGTCGCCGCGTACACCGGGGTCGGCAAACGCCGATCTCCGTCGCCGAGGCCACCGCGGGCCTGCCCGTCGCGGACCTGGTGGCCCCCGCGCTGAGCGCGCCGGCAGACGGTGCCCGCGCCGGCACCGCCGTCGCGGAGCGGGTCGAGGAGGAGCAGGACGACCAGCAGCCGTGGCACATCGCCCGGGAGAAGGTGCACCCGGCGGAGCCGATGACCATCGACGACGCGCTGTTCGAGATGGAACTGGTCGGGCACGACTTCTACCTGTTCCAGGACAAGGAGTCCGGCCGCCCCAGCGTCGTCTACCGGCGACACGCCTACGACTACGGCATCATCTCCCTCGCCACCTGA